A genome region from Ligilactobacillus cholophilus includes the following:
- the argF gene encoding ornithine carbamoyltransferase yields MSKFTNVFQGRSFLACKDFTPDEINYLIDFSLHLKDLKERNIPHHYLEGKNIALLFEKTSTRTRSSFVVAAHDLGANAEFMGKNDLQLGKKESIEDTGKVLGSMFDGIEYRGFAQKNVEELAKYSGVPVWNGLTDEWHPTQMIADFMTIKEKFGHIKGLTLTFVGDGRNNMANSLLVTGLMLGVNVRILAPKELHPAQEILDIADKFAKESGAKYIITDDIDEAVKGTNVIYTDVWVSMGENDWEERVKLLKPYQVNMDMFKKSGTPDDQIIFMHCLPAFHNTNTKYGKEIHEKYGLSCMEVTDEVFNSKYAWQFTEAENRMHSIKAIMAATLGNLYIPTVKINK; encoded by the coding sequence ATGAGTAAATTTACAAATGTATTTCAAGGACGTAGTTTTTTAGCATGTAAAGATTTTACACCAGATGAAATTAATTATTTGATTGATTTTTCATTACATTTGAAGGATTTAAAGGAAAGAAATATTCCTCATCACTATTTGGAAGGTAAAAATATTGCACTATTATTTGAAAAGACTTCAACAAGAACTCGTTCATCATTCGTTGTTGCAGCACACGATTTAGGAGCAAATGCTGAATTTATGGGCAAAAATGATTTACAACTTGGTAAAAAGGAATCTATTGAAGATACAGGAAAAGTTTTAGGTAGTATGTTTGATGGAATTGAATACCGTGGATTTGCTCAAAAGAATGTTGAAGAATTAGCAAAATATTCTGGTGTTCCTGTATGGAATGGTTTAACAGATGAATGGCATCCAACACAAATGATTGCTGATTTTATGACAATTAAAGAAAAATTTGGTCATATTAAAGGCTTAACATTAACATTTGTTGGTGATGGCCGTAATAATATGGCAAATAGTTTATTAGTTACTGGCTTAATGTTAGGTGTTAATGTAAGAATTTTAGCACCAAAAGAATTACATCCTGCACAAGAAATTCTTGATATTGCTGATAAGTTTGCTAAGGAATCAGGTGCTAAATATATTATTACAGATGACATTGATGAAGCTGTAAAAGGAACAAATGTAATTTATACAGATGTATGGGTATCAATGGGTGAAAACGATTGGGAAGAACGTGTTAAATTATTGAAACCATATCAAGTTAATATGGACATGTTTAAGAAGAGTGGTACACCTGATGACCAAATTATATTTATGCATTGTTTACCAGCATTTCATAATACAAATACAAAATATGGTAAAGAAATTCATGAAAAATATGGCTTGTCATGTATGGAAGTAACTGATGAAGTCTTTAATTCTAAATATGCTTGGCAATTTACAGAAGCAGAAAATCGGATGCACTCAATTAAGGCTATTATGGCCGCAACATTAGGAAACTTATATATTCCAACCGTAAAAATTAACAAATAA
- the arcA gene encoding arginine deiminase, whose protein sequence is MTSPIHITSEIGKLKSVILKRPGHEVENITPDTMKRLLFDDIPYLPIAQEEHDYFADTLRENNIEVLYLEKLAAEAIENPEVKEKFLEQMISESGYLSGPIHDALKEYLLSFNTLEMVEKIMAGVRKNEINLTYRSLQEMAEDSNYPFYMDPMPNLYFTRDPAASIGDGLSINKMTFKARQRESMFMQYIINYHPRFANKGLHVWRSRNHQSHIEGGDELVLSNHVFAIGISQRTTANAIEDIAKHLFEGNKSDFDTVIAIKIPHNHAMMHLDTVLTMIDYDKFTVHPAILTKGEKVDTYTIHPGKENGELEITYDNDLKKVLKNALGLNDLDLIPTGNGDPVIAAREQWNDGSNTLAIAPGEVVTYDRNYVSNELLRKHGILVHEVRSSELARGRGGPRCMSMPIVREDLK, encoded by the coding sequence ATGACAAGTCCAATTCATATTACATCTGAAATTGGGAAGCTTAAATCAGTGATTTTAAAACGACCTGGACATGAAGTTGAAAATATCACTCCAGATACAATGAAGAGATTGCTTTTCGATGATATTCCATATTTGCCAATCGCTCAAGAAGAGCATGATTATTTTGCAGATACTTTACGTGAAAATAATATTGAAGTTCTTTATCTTGAGAAACTGGCAGCTGAAGCAATTGAAAATCCTGAAGTTAAAGAAAAATTTCTTGAACAAATGATTTCTGAATCAGGATATCTCAGTGGGCCAATACATGATGCATTAAAAGAATATCTACTTTCATTTAATACATTAGAAATGGTTGAAAAGATTATGGCAGGGGTTCGTAAAAATGAAATTAACCTTACATATCGAAGTCTTCAAGAAATGGCAGAAGATTCGAATTATCCATTTTATATGGATCCAATGCCTAATTTGTATTTTACACGAGATCCAGCAGCTTCTATTGGGGATGGATTATCAATAAATAAGATGACATTTAAAGCACGTCAACGTGAATCAATGTTTATGCAATATATTATTAACTATCATCCTCGTTTTGCTAATAAAGGATTACATGTATGGCGTAGTCGTAACCATCAATCACATATTGAAGGTGGAGATGAATTAGTTCTTAGCAATCATGTATTTGCTATTGGAATTTCACAACGAACAACAGCAAACGCCATTGAAGATATTGCAAAACATTTATTTGAAGGAAATAAGTCTGATTTCGATACCGTGATTGCAATAAAAATTCCTCATAATCATGCAATGATGCATTTGGATACTGTTTTAACAATGATAGATTATGATAAGTTTACAGTTCATCCAGCAATTTTGACAAAAGGTGAAAAAGTTGATACATATACTATTCACCCTGGAAAAGAAAATGGTGAATTAGAAATTACTTATGATAATGACTTAAAGAAAGTATTAAAGAATGCATTAGGATTAAATGATTTAGATCTTATTCCAACTGGGAATGGAGATCCTGTCATTGCAGCAAGAGAACAATGGAATGATGGTTCTAATACACTAGCAATTGCTCCAGGTGAAGTAGTCACATACGATCGTAATTATGTATCAAATGAATTATTACGTAAGCATGGAATTTTAGTTCACGAGGTGCGTTCAAGTGAATTAGCACGCGGTCGTGGTGGTCCACGTTGTATGTCAATGCCAATTGTTCGTGAAGATTTAAAATAA
- a CDS encoding D-serine ammonia-lyase, translated as MKIDIDKYIAQQPALANIKEQKPTFWPNPDRVPENEIWDHEEFGLKDIEAAEADLERYAPLIAKIFPETASTDGIIESKLEKLDKMQELIEKNHEFHGELFMKMDSDLPVAGSIKARGGIYEVLKHAEDIALETGLLKSKEDDYTKLATKEAKELFSQYKVQVGSTGNLGISIGITAAALGFEAIVHMSYDAKEWKKELLRKKGAEVKEYDTNFNIALKKGRAESDADPKSYFVDDVKSTTLFLGYATSAIRVKKQFENRGITIDKDHPIFVYSPAGVGGSSGGTAFGMKAVFGEAAHVFLIQPTHCPSIPLGMVTGMNNDVSVQDIGIDGKTEADGLACPSPSVFSGDYMKPMLDGMFTVDDADLFNYLRDLHSSEGFTIEPSSCASFEGPIKLFEDPFAKEYMKENNLDKIQDNIIHLTWATGGSMVPEEINEQNLKTFL; from the coding sequence ATGAAAATCGATATTGATAAGTATATTGCGCAACAACCAGCATTAGCTAATATTAAGGAACAAAAGCCAACTTTTTGGCCAAATCCAGATAGAGTTCCTGAAAATGAAATTTGGGATCATGAAGAGTTCGGATTAAAAGATATTGAAGCAGCAGAAGCTGATTTAGAACGTTATGCTCCTTTGATTGCTAAGATATTTCCTGAAACAGCTTCAACAGATGGAATTATTGAATCAAAATTGGAAAAATTAGATAAAATGCAAGAATTAATCGAAAAAAATCATGAATTCCATGGTGAGTTATTTATGAAGATGGATTCAGACCTTCCAGTTGCTGGTTCTATTAAAGCTCGTGGAGGAATCTATGAAGTATTAAAACATGCAGAAGATATTGCATTAGAAACAGGATTGTTGAAATCAAAAGAAGATGATTATACTAAGTTAGCAACTAAAGAAGCTAAAGAATTATTTTCACAATATAAAGTACAAGTTGGATCAACTGGAAACTTAGGTATTTCAATTGGAATTACAGCTGCTGCATTAGGTTTTGAAGCAATCGTTCATATGAGTTATGATGCAAAAGAATGGAAAAAAGAATTGCTTCGTAAAAAAGGTGCTGAAGTAAAAGAATACGATACAAACTTCAATATTGCATTGAAAAAAGGAAGAGCAGAGTCTGATGCTGATCCTAAGAGTTATTTTGTTGATGATGTTAAATCAACAACTCTATTCTTAGGCTATGCAACATCTGCAATTCGTGTAAAGAAACAATTTGAAAATCGCGGGATAACAATTGATAAAGATCATCCAATTTTTGTTTATAGCCCAGCAGGAGTTGGTGGCTCATCTGGTGGAACTGCATTTGGTATGAAAGCAGTATTTGGAGAAGCAGCACATGTATTTTTAATTCAACCAACTCATTGTCCAAGTATTCCATTAGGAATGGTTACAGGAATGAATAATGATGTTTCTGTGCAGGATATTGGGATTGATGGTAAGACAGAAGCTGATGGTTTAGCTTGTCCAAGTCCATCTGTATTTTCAGGTGATTATATGAAACCAATGTTAGATGGTATGTTTACAGTAGATGATGCAGATTTATTTAATTATTTACGTGATTTACATTCTTCTGAAGGATTTACAATTGAACCTTCATCATGCGCTAGCTTTGAAGGCCCAATTAAATTATTTGAAGATCCATTTGCTAAAGAATATATGAAAGAAAATAATTTAGATAAAATTCAAGACAATATTATTCATCTAACATGGGCTACAGGTGGTAGTATGGTACCTGAAGAAATTAATGAACAAAATTTAAAAACATTCCTTTAA
- a CDS encoding polysaccharide deacetylase family protein: MLQKIKYIFERYWHLIFILFCLIIIICTGVSEYNSHVNYEQAQKEISSGNLTKRELHKNGILVLCYHRVSQSNKNFSTRLALDLSNNEQLHEYTVTKNQLKNQIKFFQKNHVRIISIQKAIQLIKSNKKLTHKYVVFTFDDVDRTILDNVDPLFKEMGDLPYTVFIVTGNTGRYDNGTELATWKELKKIIHNSNVTLGVHTNNMHYLSNNKPVLLYKKNYNKFVRDYKKSEKVIKKHTGKTSPYFAYPYGAGTPREQRYLAKHGMYTFSLQNGIIVSGQDLSQPLPRTMIDPKSWKNVVVKWVKY; this comes from the coding sequence ATGTTACAAAAAATTAAATATATTTTTGAACGTTACTGGCATTTAATTTTTATTTTGTTTTGTTTAATAATTATTATTTGTACTGGAGTTTCTGAATATAACTCACATGTAAATTATGAGCAAGCTCAAAAAGAGATAAGTAGTGGGAATTTAACTAAGAGAGAACTTCATAAAAATGGTATTTTAGTTTTATGTTATCATCGTGTTTCGCAATCAAATAAAAATTTTTCAACGCGGTTAGCACTTGATTTATCTAATAATGAACAGTTGCATGAATATACAGTGACAAAAAATCAGTTAAAAAATCAAATAAAGTTTTTCCAAAAAAACCATGTAAGAATTATTTCTATTCAAAAAGCCATACAGTTAATTAAAAGTAATAAAAAATTAACGCATAAGTATGTGGTTTTTACGTTTGATGATGTTGATCGTACAATTCTTGACAATGTAGATCCTTTATTTAAAGAAATGGGAGACTTGCCCTATACAGTTTTTATTGTTACAGGTAACACAGGAAGATATGATAACGGAACGGAATTAGCAACTTGGAAAGAATTAAAAAAAATTATTCATAACTCTAATGTAACTTTAGGTGTTCATACAAATAATATGCATTATTTATCTAACAATAAACCAGTTTTATTATATAAGAAAAATTATAATAAATTTGTCAGAGATTATAAAAAATCTGAAAAAGTAATTAAAAAGCATACGGGTAAAACTAGTCCTTATTTTGCATATCCATATGGAGCAGGAACACCTCGAGAACAAAGATATCTAGCAAAACATGGGATGTATACTTTTTCGTTACAGAATGGCATCATCGTTAGTGGACAAGATCTTTCTCAACCATTACCAAGAACAATGATTGACCCAAAGTCTTGGAAAAATGTTGTAGTTAAATGGGTAAAATATTAA
- a CDS encoding glycosyltransferase family 2 protein: MLGGFELYYPVIMSFVWIIGSIFFNMCEKQFVKKRTHKVNDGPSVEIFMSCYNEEEMLPSSIESLEKIEYQNYKIILIDDKSTDNTLKVMKKLAKKYPNIKIKAQKENMGKAMALNCALKESKADYILCVDADTEFEKDSLSYLVASIDADEKIAAVTGRPIVKNTNTLIGKLQFLEYIMNIDMIKRAQSFFLGHILTVSGVLTLFRRSALIDVNGWSTEAMTEDIDVTWKLYDNGYYCTYQPRALCKIYVPGTIKGFVRQRVRWGRGGLEVLKKHLKKIMSLSFGQKLLAIDMCCSYLWVFAVSFAIAKLFFEFIYMKNLRINLGALVLYYVVTLLFYWYSKFINFKVEYINYRHYWLYLPFFFYAYWLNNIVVVFSSFYHLFDAVKYAAWGASDRGNSK, from the coding sequence ATGTTAGGAGGATTTGAACTTTATTATCCTGTAATAATGTCGTTTGTTTGGATAATAGGGTCTATTTTTTTTAATATGTGTGAAAAACAATTTGTAAAAAAAAGAACACATAAAGTAAACGATGGTCCTTCTGTTGAAATTTTTATGTCATGTTATAACGAGGAAGAAATGCTTCCATCATCAATTGAATCTTTAGAGAAAATTGAATATCAAAATTATAAGATTATATTGATTGATGATAAAAGTACGGATAATACTTTGAAGGTAATGAAAAAACTAGCAAAGAAATATCCTAATATTAAAATTAAAGCTCAAAAAGAGAACATGGGAAAAGCGATGGCTTTAAATTGTGCACTTAAGGAAAGTAAAGCTGATTACATTTTGTGTGTGGATGCAGATACTGAATTTGAAAAAGATTCTTTGAGCTATTTGGTTGCTTCAATTGATGCAGATGAAAAAATTGCTGCAGTTACTGGAAGACCAATTGTAAAAAATACTAATACTTTAATTGGAAAGCTGCAATTTTTAGAATACATTATGAATATTGACATGATTAAAAGGGCACAATCTTTCTTCTTGGGACATATTTTAACTGTTTCCGGTGTATTGACGTTATTTAGACGCTCAGCTTTAATTGATGTGAATGGATGGAGTACTGAAGCGATGACTGAAGATATAGATGTAACATGGAAACTATATGATAATGGTTATTATTGTACATATCAGCCACGTGCACTATGTAAAATTTATGTTCCTGGAACAATCAAAGGATTTGTACGACAAAGAGTTAGATGGGGCCGTGGCGGACTAGAAGTATTAAAAAAACATTTAAAAAAAATCATGTCATTATCATTTGGTCAAAAATTATTAGCAATAGATATGTGTTGCAGCTATTTATGGGTATTCGCTGTTTCATTTGCAATTGCCAAATTATTTTTTGAGTTTATTTATATGAAAAATTTACGAATAAACCTAGGAGCATTAGTGCTTTATTATGTTGTAACATTACTATTTTATTGGTATTCAAAATTTATCAATTTTAAAGTTGAATATATTAATTACAGGCATTATTGGCTGTATTTGCCTTTCTTTTTCTATGCATACTGGTTAAATAATATTGTAGTTGTATTTTCATCGTTTTATCATCTATTTGATGCAGTTAAATATGCTGCATGGGGTGCATCAGATAGGGGGAACAGTAAATGA
- a CDS encoding deoxyribonuclease IV, producing MLLGSHVSMSGKKMLLGSAEEAFSFGENTFMIYTGAPQNTKRKPIDEMNIPAGQAYMQDHDLSHIVVHAPYIINLGNTKKPDKFEFAVQFLHDEIVRAQALGAHQMTLHPGAHVGAGSEAAIENIAKGLNEVLTKDQTVQIAIETMAGKGTEVGKTFEQIAQMIEKIKLDDKVSVTLDTCHANDAGYDIKNDFDGVLNDFDHVIGLDRLKVIHLNDSKNPMGSHKDRHANIGFGTIGFDALNYVAHHEQLQNISKILETPYVGPDKKHKYAPYAYEIQMLKKQEFNSDMLDEILKNKGKLV from the coding sequence ATGTTACTTGGATCGCATGTAAGTATGAGTGGTAAAAAAATGCTATTAGGTTCTGCAGAAGAAGCTTTTAGTTTTGGTGAAAATACATTTATGATTTATACAGGTGCACCTCAAAATACAAAAAGAAAACCAATAGATGAAATGAATATTCCTGCCGGCCAAGCATATATGCAAGATCATGATTTATCACATATTGTAGTGCATGCACCTTATATTATAAATTTAGGAAATACAAAAAAACCTGATAAATTCGAATTTGCAGTTCAATTTTTACATGATGAAATTGTACGTGCTCAAGCATTAGGAGCTCATCAAATGACCTTGCATCCAGGTGCACACGTTGGTGCAGGTTCTGAAGCAGCAATTGAAAATATTGCTAAGGGACTAAATGAAGTATTAACAAAAGATCAAACGGTTCAAATTGCAATTGAAACAATGGCAGGAAAAGGAACAGAAGTTGGTAAAACATTTGAGCAAATTGCACAGATGATTGAAAAAATTAAATTAGATGACAAAGTCTCTGTAACCTTAGATACATGCCATGCAAATGATGCTGGTTATGATATAAAAAATGATTTTGATGGTGTTTTAAATGACTTTGACCATGTAATTGGACTTGATCGACTTAAAGTTATTCATTTAAATGATTCAAAAAATCCTATGGGAAGTCACAAGGACAGACATGCAAATATTGGATTTGGAACGATTGGCTTTGATGCTTTAAATTATGTTGCACATCATGAACAATTACAAAATATTTCAAAAATTTTAGAAACACCATATGTTGGACCTGATAAAAAACATAAATATGCTCCATATGCATATGAAATTCAAATGCTGAAGAAACAAGAATTTAATTCAGACATGTTAGATGAAATTCTTAAAAATAAGGGAAAGTTAGTTTAG
- the tagD gene encoding glycerol-3-phosphate cytidylyltransferase translates to MKRVITYGTFDLLHYGHVNLLRRAKEYGDYLIVGLSTDEFNYRQKHKKSYFDYAQRKQLLEAIRYVDKVIPEKSWDQKKSDVHKFDIDTFVIGDDWKGKFDYLKDEGVKVVYLPRTPEISTTQIKEDLNIKKNEGK, encoded by the coding sequence ATTAAACGAGTTATTACATATGGCACATTTGATTTACTTCATTATGGACATGTAAATCTTTTGCGTCGTGCTAAAGAATATGGCGATTATTTAATTGTTGGTTTATCAACTGATGAATTTAATTATCGTCAAAAACACAAGAAATCTTATTTTGATTATGCTCAACGAAAACAACTATTAGAGGCAATTCGTTATGTAGATAAAGTTATTCCTGAAAAAAGTTGGGATCAAAAAAAATCAGATGTACATAAATTTGATATAGACACCTTTGTAATTGGAGATGACTGGAAAGGAAAATTCGATTATTTAAAAGACGAAGGTGTAAAAGTAGTTTATCTTCCACGAACTCCAGAAATAAGTACAACTCAAATAAAAGAAGACTTAAATATTAAAAAGAATGAAGGGAAATAA
- a CDS encoding galactofuranosyltransferase, which translates to MVNYVLTSDIYKGYKHAGPKAKADINKFLADDGWKILDLDLPIKRIPKLIYRFSKLPKLFKGKDIQNIIFQYPMYSVFLTKSIIKEIRRQTNANIIFVIHDYESIRKYKGDTTFFKNEVEIFNSVDCLIVHSVAMKNEMRKNGIKTKMVILGLFDYYNPQPLISHSNYDHSICFAGNLEKSSFLTKLTLKDSHAYLFGMDPASNYPQNISYEGLYQAEELPKHLKGDFGLVWDGTTLNGDGGIYADYQRFNAPHKASLYVSSGMPVIVSKKAAISDFVIDNKIGIAVDSLNNLDTELYKITETQYLQMQNNTKIIAKKLRNGLMIKNAISTAINIISNK; encoded by the coding sequence ATGGTTAATTATGTACTTACATCAGATATTTATAAGGGATATAAGCATGCTGGGCCCAAAGCAAAAGCTGATATTAATAAATTTTTAGCAGATGATGGTTGGAAAATATTGGATTTGGATTTACCTATAAAAAGAATTCCTAAATTAATATATCGGTTCTCAAAATTACCTAAATTGTTTAAAGGAAAAGATATTCAAAATATTATTTTTCAATATCCTATGTACTCTGTATTTTTGACTAAATCAATTATTAAAGAGATCAGAAGACAAACAAATGCTAATATCATTTTTGTAATCCATGATTATGAATCAATCCGTAAATATAAGGGTGACACAACATTTTTTAAAAATGAAGTGGAAATATTTAATTCTGTAGATTGTTTAATTGTGCATAGTGTGGCAATGAAAAATGAGATGAGAAAAAATGGAATTAAAACCAAAATGGTTATATTAGGATTGTTTGATTACTATAATCCTCAACCACTAATTAGCCATTCAAATTATGATCATTCTATTTGTTTTGCTGGTAATTTAGAAAAGTCTTCATTTTTAACTAAATTGACTTTAAAAGATTCTCATGCATATTTATTTGGAATGGATCCAGCATCGAATTATCCCCAAAATATTAGTTATGAGGGCCTCTATCAGGCTGAAGAATTACCCAAACACTTAAAAGGGGACTTTGGATTAGTTTGGGATGGAACAACATTAAATGGTGATGGAGGAATTTATGCTGATTATCAAAGATTTAATGCACCTCATAAAGCTTCGTTATATGTTAGTTCAGGAATGCCAGTTATTGTTTCTAAAAAAGCTGCAATTAGTGATTTTGTAATTGATAATAAAATAGGAATTGCAGTAGATAGTTTAAACAATTTAGATACAGAGTTATATAAAATTACTGAAACTCAGTATTTACAAATGCAAAATAATACAAAAATTATCGCAAAGAAACTACGAAATGGTTTGATGATAAAGAATGCAATAAGTACTGCAATTAATATTATTTCAAATAAATAA
- a CDS encoding glycosyltransferase, which translates to MKKIAIIGYNLFSIGGTTRNNINQLKNFVENNFDVFYFNFTFFNQTDIRNLLVSEPTLKKVHFREINDFFENQQPRDLDIIIISRESLFPLSELLRSFYSDAVILGEIHTPLALLKKIYGLKYFTAIRVATKKIKKEFESKYHYQNVFVKTVNANHICWSNEKFQFKKTNNFLISSRFSEDQKDIIYALKIFCNLKKQGYNKFHLYLMGTGPDKRIYQHYIKENHLQDMITFTKKIPENYIYLSTAKYETFGYSIMETIAKGHLVIAYVGDDFSIKDIYNDFPSVFWIKKENILSDAKCLIKASQTKLTLNEYRQDKKYFDKLTYGENYNDEFNKFLLELKNLSVNSINVDQKEIQKIKKQIQEELGPLNANLVIKIYHYLMQNKLFGNLIIKLKNIIKK; encoded by the coding sequence ATGAAAAAAATTGCAATCATTGGATATAATCTTTTTTCTATTGGTGGAACTACACGTAATAATATAAATCAATTAAAAAATTTTGTTGAAAATAACTTTGATGTATTTTATTTTAATTTTACTTTTTTTAATCAAACTGATATAAGGAATTTATTAGTTAGTGAACCAACTTTAAAAAAAGTTCATTTTAGGGAAATTAATGATTTTTTTGAAAATCAACAACCACGAGATTTAGATATAATAATAATTAGTCGCGAAAGTTTATTTCCATTAAGTGAATTATTGCGTTCATTTTATTCTGACGCAGTTATTTTAGGAGAAATTCATACTCCTTTAGCATTACTAAAAAAAATATATGGCTTAAAATATTTTACTGCAATTCGAGTAGCAACTAAGAAAATAAAAAAAGAATTTGAATCAAAGTATCATTATCAAAATGTTTTTGTGAAAACAGTAAATGCTAATCATATCTGTTGGAGTAATGAAAAATTTCAATTTAAAAAAACGAATAACTTTTTAATTTCTAGTCGTTTTTCAGAAGATCAAAAAGATATAATATATGCTTTGAAAATCTTTTGTAATTTAAAAAAACAAGGATATAATAAATTTCATTTATATTTAATGGGAACAGGTCCAGATAAAAGAATATATCAACATTATATAAAAGAAAATCATTTACAAGATATGATCACATTTACGAAAAAAATTCCTGAAAATTATATCTATTTATCTACTGCTAAATATGAAACTTTTGGTTATTCAATTATGGAAACAATTGCTAAGGGACACTTAGTAATTGCTTATGTTGGTGATGACTTTTCAATTAAAGATATATATAATGATTTTCCTTCTGTATTTTGGATAAAAAAGGAAAATATTTTATCAGATGCTAAATGTTTAATAAAGGCATCACAAACTAAACTTACATTGAACGAATATCGACAAGATAAAAAATATTTTGATAAATTAACATATGGCGAAAACTATAATGATGAGTTTAATAAATTCTTACTTGAGTTAAAAAACTTATCAGTAAATTCAATAAATGTAGATCAAAAAGAAATTCAAAAAATAAAAAAACAAATTCAAGAAGAGTTAGGACCATTAAATGCAAATTTAGTTATAAAAATTTATCATTATCTTATGCAAAATAAGTTATTTGGGAATTTGATTATAAAGTTAAAAAATATTATTAAAAAATAA
- a CDS encoding glycosyltransferase, with the protein MRRKITIFGFFSEDSGLTCFIKTNYHALVAEGYDFNIINTANYRPARELKRLGTYYEVPFYFSDINGRNFFQKRKNFIRELKDILEECRNTSQTIHLYLNTLCDPISIILAHKANFNRIITHAYADYTNIFNIAEKQLQYVGRKMVEKYATDYIAVTPEAANFFYSKKLQRSPKFSIIQNGIAVKKQRYHEEQNLYYRKRYGIDSKTFVIGNVGRFINSKNQVFLVECFDLFQKIYPNAKLVFIGDGPMIEDVRQRVYQLNLESKVIFTGYLENTEEVQNIFNVFAYPAISDGLSLSLLHSIANGAMAVVSNTQSQQLKELDGIVSLPIDNAQLWADEFYRLNQRRYNRSIQSEKIMSELIQHGFTISTVSRQLKKLYGRPQWED; encoded by the coding sequence ATGCGGCGAAAAATTACGATTTTTGGTTTTTTTAGTGAAGACAGCGGTTTAACATGTTTTATTAAAACAAATTATCATGCATTAGTAGCAGAAGGTTATGATTTTAACATTATTAACACTGCTAATTATCGTCCTGCAAGAGAACTAAAAAGACTTGGTACATATTATGAAGTTCCATTTTATTTTTCAGATATTAATGGACGTAATTTTTTTCAAAAGAGGAAAAATTTTATTCGTGAATTAAAGGATATACTTGAAGAATGCCGCAATACAAGCCAAACAATACATTTATATCTCAATACATTATGTGATCCAATTTCTATAATATTGGCACATAAGGCAAATTTTAATCGCATAATTACTCATGCTTATGCTGATTATACCAATATTTTTAATATTGCTGAAAAACAATTACAATATGTCGGACGCAAAATGGTGGAAAAATATGCAACTGATTACATTGCTGTAACACCTGAAGCTGCAAACTTCTTTTATTCTAAAAAATTACAGAGAAGTCCTAAATTTAGTATTATTCAAAATGGAATTGCTGTAAAAAAACAAAGATATCATGAAGAGCAAAATTTATATTATCGTAAAAGATATGGAATAGATAGTAAAACTTTTGTTATTGGGAATGTTGGAAGATTTATCAATTCAAAGAATCAAGTTTTTTTAGTTGAATGCTTTGATTTATTTCAAAAGATATATCCTAATGCTAAGTTAGTATTTATTGGTGATGGGCCAATGATTGAGGATGTTCGCCAAAGAGTATATCAACTTAATCTAGAAAGTAAGGTCATTTTTACAGGTTATTTAGAAAATACTGAAGAAGTGCAAAATATATTTAATGTTTTTGCATACCCAGCAATTAGTGATGGATTATCACTATCGTTATTACATAGTATTGCCAATGGTGCAATGGCTGTAGTTTCAAATACACAATCACAACAATTGAAAGAATTAGATGGAATTGTGTCATTGCCAATTGATAATGCTCAATTATGGGCAGATGAATTTTATCGATTAAATCAACGTAGATATAATCGAAGCATACAAAGTGAAAAAATAATGTCAGAACTTATTCAACATGGTTTTACAATTTCCACTGTATCACGACAATTAAAAAAATTATATGGTAGACCACAATGGGAGGATTAA